TCGGCGCCGAGCATTCCGGCAGCGGCCGCTTCGCCGGTGCGGCGGGCCGCATCCCAGTGTTCAAACCGGCGGCCGGGCACGCCGTCGGGGCCGATGCTGCGGGAGGAATCACCGGCGGCGAAAATGCGCGGATGGGAGGTTCGGCCGGATGCATCCACCAGCAGGCCGCCGTCCACGGCGAGTCCTGCGGCTTCGGCGAGCGCCGTTTCGGGCTCGCTGCCCGCGGCGACCAGGACGGCGGTGCCGGACAGCCTGCCGCCGTCCGCCAGTTCCACCCGCAGGACGTTCCCGTCCGAGGTGATCGCTGCCGCCGTGCCCCGCACATGCTCCGTCCCGTGCGCAGCGTGGAGGTGATGCAGATAGCCGGCCATGGCGGGGCCCACGGCCTGCGCGAACGGCAGTTCGGCGGGATCCACCAAAGTGACGCCGGCTCCCAGTGCGCGGGCCGTTCCCGCCACCTCGGCACCGATCAGTCCCGCGCCGAGGATCACCAAGTGGGCGCCGGCAGCCAAGTGCCCCTGCAGTGCCAGGGCATCGTCGGCGCTGCGCAGGGTGAAGACTCCGGGCAGGTCCATGCCGGGCAACGGCAGCCGGCGGGCCCGGGCGCCGGTGGCGAGCAGGACGACGTCGGCGGCGAGGTCCCTGCCCGAGGCCAGCTTGAGGACGGGCGCCTCGGTGCCGTTCCCGGCGTCGAGCTTGTCCACGGTGTCGGCGAGCACCGTGATGCCGTTGTCGTCGTACCACTGTTCCGGGGCAAGCTGCAGGCGGAGCCGGTCCAGGGTTCCGGCGAGGAACGCCTTACTCAGCGGCGGCCGGTCATAAGGCAGCCCGGCCGGGTCCACCAGGAAGAGGGTGCCGGCGAAGCCGCGCCGCCGGAGTTCACGGACGGCGCTGAAGCCGGCGATTCCGCCGCCCGCCACAGCGATGGACGCGGGGGCTGCAAGGGACGTCAAACGTTGAGGGGGCTCTCGTTCGGGTAGAGCCACACGGCTCCGTCGCGCACGTCAACGCGGTGCGCCTTGGTGCTGATGAGGGCCGGCAGGCACAAGGCTTCACCGGTGCGGAGGCAGAAGCGCGCGGAGTGGACGGGGCATTCCACCTCGTCCCCTTCGATCCACCCGTCGGCAAGGGAGGCATCCTCGTGCGTGCAGGTGTCATTGAGCGCATAGAAGCGTCCGTTGTCGCTGTGGAAAACGGCAATATCATCCGAGGTGCCCGCAGTTTCGGCGTCCACCGTCAGGGCTTCACCCTCGTCTATCTCGTCAACATCGGCAACGCGGATACCCTCGCTCATGCCCTTCCTTCCCCGGCACCAGGCCAATAACGTGCTGCTCTTAGGTCAACACGTTACCCCGGCAGCGGAGGCTCGGAGGCCGCCGCCAGCGGGGAGCCGTTCTGCTCCACCCCGGCCAGGGGTGGTGCAGGCCGCTGCTGCTTGCCGCGCTCGAGGCCGCGGATAAGCGTGATCAACTCCGATCGCAGCTCCGGACCGATTCCGGCCGTGGAATTGTCCTGCTCCAGGTTTTCGGCGTCGGCCAGCAGCTTCTGCCCGCGCTCGGAGATGGCCATCCATCGTCCGGAGCGGCCGACGGTCTCGGCCGACACCTCTTCCACGAGACCTTGCGCGGCCATGCTCACCAGCGCCGTACCCAGGGTCTGCGCGGTGACGCGCAGGCGCCTGGCCAGCTCCGCGCGCCGCATGGGCCCCTCCGCCAGGAGCACCCGCAGCACTGTCACGCGCTCCTGCGTCAGCCCCACGGCACGGAGCTTGTTATCTACTTCTCGTCTTACCAGTCTTGCAGCCGTTGAGAGCAGCCGCACGGGTTCCCAGTCCCCCTCGTTCTGCATCTTCCTGCTTCCCTGATACGTCATTGGTAGGCGGTTCTGCTCCGCTGAAACAATCAGTGTGCTTACTATTTCAACGGCAATGAGGGGGTACTTGTCAAGCGGGTGAAGTTAGCGGGCGGCCCACTGGCGGAATGCCCGGACCGTGTCACCCCCGCCTTCGATGCTCACATTGGCCGCCGCACGCCTTCCCATGGCGTGCAGGGCGAGATCCACCACGTCTCCGGAAATCAGCACCGACGGGGTGCCGCCCTTGACCCGGCGCCGGCCGGAACCGGGCACTGCCAGTTCCACGCCCACCGGGCTGCCGCGGTAGCCCATCCGGGCCATGAGGCCCAGCTGCTTCCACAGGGCCTGCTGCTGACCCGCGGGAAGCTCCCGCGGCGCTGCCATTGATTCCCCGCGGCGGATGTCCTCGTGGTGGACGACGTATTCCACGAGGTTCGCCGCGTCCAGCCGGAACGGGGAAAAACGGGCCGGACCGGCGGCAAACCGGTCCACCAATGCGGCATAGCCTTCGGGGGTGCCGGCAGCGGCGGCCTCGGCACCCAGCTGCTTCTCCTGCCCTGGTTTGGTCCGTTGCACCGCATCGGCGGCAATCCTCCAGGGCGCGTGCTCCCGCAGCACCAGATGGGCCAGCAGCCGGCGCACATCCCATCCCTCACACAGCGTCGGCGCCAGCGGATCCGCCTCCCGCAGCGTCCGGACCAATTCCGCGCGTTCCGTTTCCACCCATGCCATGTCGATCTCCTTCACGTTGAACCCCGCCGGTTTTCTCCCTTTTCCGGGAGCTTCCCTCCGGCTTTACGGCCTGCGGCCAACATTAGCCACCGCACCCCCTTTACCCCTACCTACTGACGCGTAGCATGGTCCCCACAGTGGGCTGCGAGGCCGGACACGGTGCCGGATTTACGGTGCAGCCATGACGGAGGAGAAATCCCATGAGCACCACTGATGTTTCCCAAGACGCCGGCCGCAACCGAAGTGCCCGCAGAATCAAAGAGCGCGTGGTCACCGAACAGGATGCCCGCAACGCCACCGAAGCAGCACGCGATACCGGGGAATCCCGCCCGAGCTTCGCCAAGGGGATCTACCTCGGCAATTACAACCTGGACCTGGTCGGTTCCCTGCCGCCGGCGGACCTCGACGAGGAGGCCCGCGCCCAACTGTTCCTGGAAGCCTTGACCGAGTACTGCCGGACCATGGACGGACTGGCAATTGAACGCACCGGGGTGATTCCGGACGAGAACCTGCGCGGACTTGCGGACCTGGGGGTGTTCGGCATCAAGATCCCCCAGCACTACGGCGGGCTCGGACTGTCCCTGCTGAACTACGGACGCGCCCTGATGCTCCTGGGCAGCGTGCACCCCAGCCTGGGGGCACTGGTCTCGGCCCATCAGTCCATCGGCGTGCCGGAGCCGGTGAAGGTCTTCGGGAACGACGCACAGAAGGAGGAGTACCTGCCGCGCTGCGCCGCCGGGGCAGTGACCGCCTTCCTGCTCACCGAGCCCGACGTCGGATCGGACCCGGCGCGGCTGCGCACCACCGCCATCCCCTCCGAAGACGGCAGCGAATACGTGATTGACGGCGTCAAGCTGTGGACCACCAACGGCGTGATTGCCGAACTGGTGGTGGTGATGGCCGCCGTTCCGCCGCACGGCGGTTCCAAGGGCGGCATCAGCGCGTTCGTGGTGGAAATGTCCTCCCCCGGCATCACGGTGGAGAACCGCAACAACTTCATGGGCCTGCGCGGCATCGAGAACGGGGTCACCCGCTTCACCAACGTCCGCGTTCCGGCGGCCAACCGGCTGGGCCGCGAAGGCCAGGGCCTGAAGATTGCCCTGACCACGCTGAACACCGGCCGCCTCTCCATTCCGGCCATGTGCGCGGCCTCCGGGAAATGGTCGCTGAAGATTGCCCGCGGCTGGTCCGGTGCCAGGGAACAGTGGGGCCGGCCGATCGGCCGGCACGAGGCCGTGGCCAAGAAACTCGCCTACATTGCGGCTACCAGCTTCGCACTGGAGGCGGTCTTCGAACTCTCCGCCCAGCTCGCCGACGCCGGCACCAAGGACATCCGCATCGAGGCGGCCCTGGCGAAGCTCTGGGCCAGTGAAATGGCCTACAACGTTGCCGACGAGCTGGTGCAGGTGCGCGGTGGACGCGGTTTCGAGACCGCAGATTCCCTCGCCGCCCGCGGCGAGCGCGCGGTCCCGGCCGAACAGCAGCTGCGGGACCTGCGTATCAACCGGGTATTCGAGGGTTCCACCGAAATCATGCACCTGTTCATTGCGCGGGAAGCCGTGGACGCGCACCTGTCCGCGGCCGGGGACCTGGCGGTGGCGGACGCCCCGGTGGGCGCCAAGGCACGGGCTGCACTGAAGGCCAGCGGTTTTTACGGCAAGTGGCTGCCGACGCTCGCTGCGGGCAAGGGCAACGTCCCCACGTCCTACGCCGAGTTCGGCCTGCTGGCCCGGCACCTGCGCTACGCCGAGCGGGCCTCCCGCCGGCTGGCCCGGTCCACCTTCCTCGGCATGGCCCGCTGGCAGGCGGGGCTGGAACACCACCAGGTCTTCCTGGGCCGGATTGTGGACATCGGCGCGGAAATCTTTGCGATCTCGGCCTCGTGCGTCCGCGCCCTGAACATCCGGCGCGAGGATCCGGCGGAGGGTGCAAGCGCGTTCGAGCTCGCGGACGCCTTCAGCCGGCAGTCCCGGGTGCGGATCGAGTCCCTGTTCGACGGCCTGTGGCACAACTCCGACGAGTCGGACCGGAAGCTGTCCAAGGGAGTCCTGGACGGACGCTACACCTGGCAGGAGGAAGGTGTGCTGGATGCGTCCGAGGGGACGGGCCCGTGGATCTCGGAGACGGCCCGCGGCGACGAACCGAAGGAGAACCTGCACCGCCGGTACCGGTGAGCCTTACGTCGCGCCCACCGCACCGCGGCAGATCTGCACATAGCGCACCGCTAGTTCCTCCGGGCTGAGCGGACCTCCGGCGCGGTACCACTGGGACACTCCGGTGCACATGGTGGTGACCGCCCGGCTGGCGTCCTTGGGATAGCCGGTGGCGAAGCGGCCGCTGCTGACCGCTGCTGACACCACGTCATCCAGGAGTTTCTGCTGCCGGTCCCGGGCCGCGATGTGCCCGGCCCGGGCCGCACCCTCCAGGCTGCGGATCTCGCTGGCGGCGATGAACGCGTGTTCCCAGCGGTAGGCGTGCACCAGGACAAGGCACTCGATCAGCAGGGCAAAGCGGTCCTCGACGTCCTCCCCCGCCTCGGCGAGGGCAGCGGTGCTCCGGACGTAGAGATCCGCCATCGCGGATTCGGCTATCCCCACCAGCAGCGCCTGTTTGGACGGATAGTGGTGGTAGAGCCCGGGCACGGACAAGCCGGCCCGGGTGGCCACGGTGCGGATGCTGGTCCCGTGGTAGCCGTGCTCCACAAAGCAGTCCAGCGCGTTGCGCAGCAGCGGCGGCAGGGCGGGCACGGAGAAGTCCCGCCAGTCGGGCTGCGTACGGACTGCGGTCATGGCGTCCCCTCGTTGGTCGAATACCCGGTTGTGATCCTTGACACTTTACGGGGCCTGCACCAGACTAACCGTACCGAGCGGTCGCTCGGTAGTGGTTGGAGACGGAAGTTGGCGGAGCACATGACCGAACCGGAGCAGCCTGCAGGCGGGCGACGCCTCAAGGGCAAAACAGCCATTGTCACCGGAGCCAGCCGCGGTATCGGGCTGGCGATCGCACACCGCCTGGCCGCCGAAGGGGCGAAGGTCTGCATCACTGCCCGCAACATCGGACCGTTGAAGGAAGCCGCCGCCGAGTTCCCGGAAGGCACGGTGCTGGCGATAGCCGGCAAATCCGATGACCCGGACCACCGCACCGAGGTGCTGGACACCGTGGCCGAGACCTGGGGCCGGCTGGACATCCTCGTCAACAACGCCGGCGTGAACCCGGTGTACGGGCCCCTGAGCAAGCTGGACCCGGAGGCCGCCCGCCGGATCCTGGACGTCAACGTGCTGGGCACCCTCGCCTGGGTTTCCGCCGTCTGCGCGCACGAGGCACTGGATTTCCTCGGCCGCGGCGGATCGGTGCTGAACCTCTCCTCGGTCTCGGCGCAGACCCCGGCCGCCGGCATCGGCTTCTACGGCATCAGCAAGGCCGCCGTGGAACAGCTCACCCGCACCCTCGCCGTCGAGCTGGCCCCAACGGTGCGCGTGAACGCGCTGGCGCCCGCCGTCGTCAAGACCCAGTTTGCGCGCGCCCTGTATGAGGGCCGCGAAGAAAAAGTCAGCTCCACCTACCCGCTGAAGCGGCTCGGCACCCCGGAGGACGTAGCCGGTGCGGCCGCCTTCCTGGCTTCCGACGACGCCGCCTGGATCACCGGGCAGATCATCAACCTCGACGGCGGCCTGCTCGTGGCCGGCGGCTCGGCCTGACCGCTCCCACCGCATCCCCTAAGGACCCCTCATGAGCACTGTTTCCCTGCCTCCGGAAATCGAAGACCTCCGCCTGCGCACCCGCGAGTTCATCCGCGGCACGGTGATGCCCGCAGAACCGCGGCCGGGCGCCGTCGTTCCGGAGGCGCTGCTGGAGGAACTGCGCGCCGCCGCGAAGGCCGCCGGCGTCTTCGCCCCGCACGCACCGCGCGAATACGGCGGGCAGGGGGTGCCGCTCGAGTACTGGTCCCCCGTCTTCCAGGAGGCCGGCTATTCGCTGATCGGCCCCTCGGCACTGAACTGCATGGCCCCGGATGAGGGGAACATGCACATGCTGCACCTGAT
This genomic stretch from Arthrobacter sp. zg-Y1110 harbors:
- a CDS encoding NAD(P)/FAD-dependent oxidoreductase, yielding MTSLAAPASIAVAGGGIAGFSAVRELRRRGFAGTLFLVDPAGLPYDRPPLSKAFLAGTLDRLRLQLAPEQWYDDNGITVLADTVDKLDAGNGTEAPVLKLASGRDLAADVVLLATGARARRLPLPGMDLPGVFTLRSADDALALQGHLAAGAHLVILGAGLIGAEVAGTARALGAGVTLVDPAELPFAQAVGPAMAGYLHHLHAAHGTEHVRGTAAAITSDGNVLRVELADGGRLSGTAVLVAAGSEPETALAEAAGLAVDGGLLVDASGRTSHPRIFAAGDSSRSIGPDGVPGRRFEHWDAARRTGEAAAAGMLGAEPPAGTADWFWSDRYGVHLEVAGSMAVPGQTVLRGEPGSGFMVFLLGRDGELAGAAAVDGGTAVRAARKLIESGRILDPAQLQDPAVDLRRLARGKA
- a CDS encoding bifunctional 3-phenylpropionate/cinnamic acid dioxygenase ferredoxin subunit, encoding MSEGIRVADVDEIDEGEALTVDAETAGTSDDIAVFHSDNGRFYALNDTCTHEDASLADGWIEGDEVECPVHSARFCLRTGEALCLPALISTKAHRVDVRDGAVWLYPNESPLNV
- a CDS encoding MarR family winged helix-turn-helix transcriptional regulator, producing MQNEGDWEPVRLLSTAARLVRREVDNKLRAVGLTQERVTVLRVLLAEGPMRRAELARRLRVTAQTLGTALVSMAAQGLVEEVSAETVGRSGRWMAISERGQKLLADAENLEQDNSTAGIGPELRSELITLIRGLERGKQQRPAPPLAGVEQNGSPLAAASEPPLPG
- a CDS encoding TIGR03085 family metal-binding protein; its protein translation is MAWVETERAELVRTLREADPLAPTLCEGWDVRRLLAHLVLREHAPWRIAADAVQRTKPGQEKQLGAEAAAAGTPEGYAALVDRFAAGPARFSPFRLDAANLVEYVVHHEDIRRGESMAAPRELPAGQQQALWKQLGLMARMGYRGSPVGVELAVPGSGRRRVKGGTPSVLISGDVVDLALHAMGRRAAANVSIEGGGDTVRAFRQWAAR
- a CDS encoding acyl-CoA dehydrogenase family protein produces the protein MSTTDVSQDAGRNRSARRIKERVVTEQDARNATEAARDTGESRPSFAKGIYLGNYNLDLVGSLPPADLDEEARAQLFLEALTEYCRTMDGLAIERTGVIPDENLRGLADLGVFGIKIPQHYGGLGLSLLNYGRALMLLGSVHPSLGALVSAHQSIGVPEPVKVFGNDAQKEEYLPRCAAGAVTAFLLTEPDVGSDPARLRTTAIPSEDGSEYVIDGVKLWTTNGVIAELVVVMAAVPPHGGSKGGISAFVVEMSSPGITVENRNNFMGLRGIENGVTRFTNVRVPAANRLGREGQGLKIALTTLNTGRLSIPAMCAASGKWSLKIARGWSGAREQWGRPIGRHEAVAKKLAYIAATSFALEAVFELSAQLADAGTKDIRIEAALAKLWASEMAYNVADELVQVRGGRGFETADSLAARGERAVPAEQQLRDLRINRVFEGSTEIMHLFIAREAVDAHLSAAGDLAVADAPVGAKARAALKASGFYGKWLPTLAAGKGNVPTSYAEFGLLARHLRYAERASRRLARSTFLGMARWQAGLEHHQVFLGRIVDIGAEIFAISASCVRALNIRREDPAEGASAFELADAFSRQSRVRIESLFDGLWHNSDESDRKLSKGVLDGRYTWQEEGVLDASEGTGPWISETARGDEPKENLHRRYR
- a CDS encoding TetR/AcrR family transcriptional regulator yields the protein MTAVRTQPDWRDFSVPALPPLLRNALDCFVEHGYHGTSIRTVATRAGLSVPGLYHHYPSKQALLVGIAESAMADLYVRSTAALAEAGEDVEDRFALLIECLVLVHAYRWEHAFIAASEIRSLEGAARAGHIAARDRQQKLLDDVVSAAVSSGRFATGYPKDASRAVTTMCTGVSQWYRAGGPLSPEELAVRYVQICRGAVGAT
- a CDS encoding SDR family oxidoreductase, with protein sequence MTEPEQPAGGRRLKGKTAIVTGASRGIGLAIAHRLAAEGAKVCITARNIGPLKEAAAEFPEGTVLAIAGKSDDPDHRTEVLDTVAETWGRLDILVNNAGVNPVYGPLSKLDPEAARRILDVNVLGTLAWVSAVCAHEALDFLGRGGSVLNLSSVSAQTPAAGIGFYGISKAAVEQLTRTLAVELAPTVRVNALAPAVVKTQFARALYEGREEKVSSTYPLKRLGTPEDVAGAAAFLASDDAAWITGQIINLDGGLLVAGGSA